One Saimiri boliviensis isolate mSaiBol1 chromosome 17, mSaiBol1.pri, whole genome shotgun sequence genomic window carries:
- the DLG4 gene encoding disks large homolog 4 isoform X5 encodes MSARNRFASMCLCVKYRYQDEDTPPLEHSPAHLPNQVNAPELVHVAERNLSHLEAGHGVVGHAHLSPFKANSPPVIVNTDTLEAPGYELQVNGTEGEMEYEEITLERGNSGLGFSIAGGTDNPHIGDDPSIFITKIIPGGAAAQDGRLRVNDSILFVNEVDVREVTHSAAVEALKEAGSIVRLYVMRRKPPAEKVMEIKLIKGPKGLGFSIAGGVGNQHIPGDNSIYVTKIIEGGAAHKDGRLQIGDKILAVNSVGLEDVMHEDAVAALKNTYDVVYLKVAKPSNAYLSDSYAPPDITTSYSQHLDNEISHSSYLGTDYPTAMTPTSPRRYSPVAKDLLGEEDIPREPRRIVIHRGSTGLGFNIVGGEDGEGIFISFILAGGPADLSGELRKGDQILSVNGVDLRNASHEQAAIALKNAGQTVTIIAQYKPEEYSRFEAKIHDLREQLMNSSLGSGTASLRSNPKRGFYIRALFDYDKTKDCGFLSQALSFRFGDVLHVIDASDEEWWQARRVHSDSETDDIGFIPSKRRVERREWSRLKAKDWGSSSGSQGREDSVLSYETVTQMEVHYARPIIILGPTKDRANDDLLSEFPDKFGSCVPHTTRPKREYEIDGRDYHFVSSREKMEKDIQAHKFIEAGQYNSHLYGTSVQSVREVAEQGKHCILDVSANAVRRLQAAHLHPIAIFIRPRSLENVLEINKRITEEQARKAFDRATKLEQEFTECFSAIVEGDSFEEIYHKVKRVIEDLSGPYIWVPARERL; translated from the exons AAATACCGCTACCAAGATGAAGACACGCCCCCTCTGGAGCACAGCCCGGCCCACCTCCCCAACCAGGTAAACGCCCCCGAGCTGGTGCACGTGGCGGAGAGGAACTTGTCCCACCTCGAGGCTGGCCACGGGGTCGTGGGCCACGCCCACCTCTCCCCTTTCAAG GCCAATTCTCCCCCTGTGATTGTCAACACAGATACCCTAGAAGCCCCAGGATATG AGTTGCAGGTGAACGGGACCGAGGGGGAGATGGAATACGAGGAGATCACATTGGAAAGG GGTAACTCAGGTCTGGGCTTCAGCATCGCAGGTGGCACTGACAACCCACACATCGGTGACGATCCGTCCATTTTCATCACCAAGATCATTCCTGGTGGGGCTGCGGCCCAGGATGGCCGCCTCAG GGTCAACGACAGCATCCTGTTTGTAAATGAAGTGGACGTGCGTGAGGTGACCCACTCAGCAGCAGTGGAGGCCCTCAAAGAGGCAGGCTCCATCGTTCGCCTCTATGTCATGCGCCGGAAGCCCCCAGCTGAGAAGGTCATGGAGATCAAGCTCATCAAGGGGCCCAAAG GTCTTGGCTTCAGCATCGCAGGGGGCGTAGGGAACCAGCACATCCCAGGAGATAATAGCATCTATGTAACAAAGATCATCGAAGGGGGTGCTGCCCACAAGGATGGGAGGTTGCAGATCGGAGACAAGATCCTGGCG GTCAACAGTGTGGGGTTGGAGGACGTCATGCATGAAGATGCTGTGGCAGCCCTGAAGAACACGTATGATGTTGTCTACCTAAAGGTGGCCAAGCCCAGCAATGCCTACCTGAGTGACAGCTATGCTCCCCCAGACATCACAACCT CTTATTCCCAGCACCTGGACAATGAGATCAGTCACAGCAGCTACCTGGGCACCGACTACCCCACAGCCATGACCCCCACTTCCCCTCGGCGCTACTCCCCAGTGGCCAAAGACTTGCTCGGGGAGGAGGACATTCCCCGAGAACCGAGGCGAATCGTGATCCACCGGGGCTCCACGGGCCTAGGCTTCAATATCGTGGGTGGCGAGGACGGCGAAGGCATCTTCATCTCCTTTATTCTGGCCGGGGGCCCTGCAGACCTCAGTGGGGAGCTGCGGAAGGGGGACCAGATCCTGTCG GTCAATGGTGTTGACCTCCGAAACGCCAGCCATGAGCAGGCCGCAATTGCCCTGAAGAATGCGGGTCAGACGGTCACGATCATCGCTCAGTATAAACCAGAAG AGTACAGCCGATTTGAGGCCAAGATCCACGACCTTCGGGAGCAGCTCATGAACAGCAGCCTGGGCTCAGGGACGGCCTCCCTGCGGAGCAACCCCAAGAGGGGTTTCTACATCAG GGCCCTGTTTGATTACGACAAGACCAAGGACTGCGGCTTCCTCAGCCAGGCCCTGAGCTTCCGCTTTGGGGACGTGCTGCATGTCATCGATGCTAGCGATgaggagtggtggcaggcgcgGCGGGTCCACTCTGACAGTGAGACCGATGACATTGGCTTCATCCCCAGCAAACGGCG GGTTGAGCGACGAGAGTGGTCAAGGTtaaaggccaag GACTGGGGCTCCAGCTCTGGATCACAGG GTCGAGAAGACTCGGTTCTGAGCTACGAGACAGTGACGCAGATGGAAG TGCACTATGCTCGCCCCATCATCATCCTTGGGCCCACCAAGGACCGCGCCAATGATGATCTTCTCTCTGAGTTCCCCGACAAGTTTGGATCCTGTGTTCCCC ATACGACACGGCCCAAGCGGGAGTATGAGATAGATGGCCGGGATTACCACTTTGTGTCGTCCCGGGAGAAAATGGAGAAGGACATTCAGGCACACAAGTTCATTGAGGCCGGCCAGTACAACAGCCACCTCTATGGGACCAGCGTCCAGTCCGTGCGAGAGGTGGCAGAGCAG GGGAAGCACTGCATCCTCGATGTCTCGGCCAATGCCGTGCGGCGGCTGCAGGCGGCCCACCTGCACCCCATCGCCATCTTCATCCGCCCCCGCTCCCTGGAGAATGTGCT AGAGATTAATAAGCGGATCACAGAGGAGCAAGCCCGTAAAGCCTTCGACAGAGCCACCAAGCTGGAGCAGGAGTTCACAGAGTGCTTCTCAG CCATCGTGGAGGGTGACAGCTTTGAGGAGATCTACCACAAGGTGAAGCGCGTCATCGAGGACCTCTCAGGCCCCTACATCTGGGTTCCAGCCCGAGAGAGACTCTGA
- the DLG4 gene encoding disks large homolog 4 isoform X11 codes for MSQRPRAPRSALWLLAPPLLRWAPPLLTVLHSDLFQALLDILDYYEASLSESQKYRYQDEDTPPLEHSPAHLPNQVNAPELVHVAERNLSHLEAGHGVVGHAHLSPFKANSPPVIVNTDTLEAPGYELQVNGTEGEMEYEEITLERGNSGLGFSIAGGTDNPHIGDDPSIFITKIIPGGAAAQDGRLRVNDSILFVNEVDVREVTHSAAVEALKEAGSIVRLYVMRRKPPAEKVMEIKLIKGPKGLGFSIAGGVGNQHIPGDNSIYVTKIIEGGAAHKDGRLQIGDKILAVNSVGLEDVMHEDAVAALKNTYDVVYLKVAKPSNAYLSDSYAPPDITTSYSQHLDNEISHSSYLGTDYPTAMTPTSPRRYSPVAKDLLGEEDIPREPRRIVIHRGSTGLGFNIVGGEDGEGIFISFILAGGPADLSGELRKGDQILSVNGVDLRNASHEQAAIALKNAGQTVTIIAQYKPEEYSRFEAKIHDLREQLMNSSLGSGTASLRSNPKRGFYIRALFDYDKTKDCGFLSQALSFRFGDVLHVIDASDEEWWQARRVHSDSETDDIGFIPSKRRVERREWSRLKAKDWGSSSGSQGREDSVLSYETVTQMEVHYARPIIILGPTKDRANDDLLSEFPDKFGSCVPHTTRPKREYEIDGRDYHFVSSREKMEKDIQAHKFIEAGQYNSHLYGTSVQSVREVAEQRD; via the exons AAATACCGCTACCAAGATGAAGACACGCCCCCTCTGGAGCACAGCCCGGCCCACCTCCCCAACCAGGTAAACGCCCCCGAGCTGGTGCACGTGGCGGAGAGGAACTTGTCCCACCTCGAGGCTGGCCACGGGGTCGTGGGCCACGCCCACCTCTCCCCTTTCAAG GCCAATTCTCCCCCTGTGATTGTCAACACAGATACCCTAGAAGCCCCAGGATATG AGTTGCAGGTGAACGGGACCGAGGGGGAGATGGAATACGAGGAGATCACATTGGAAAGG GGTAACTCAGGTCTGGGCTTCAGCATCGCAGGTGGCACTGACAACCCACACATCGGTGACGATCCGTCCATTTTCATCACCAAGATCATTCCTGGTGGGGCTGCGGCCCAGGATGGCCGCCTCAG GGTCAACGACAGCATCCTGTTTGTAAATGAAGTGGACGTGCGTGAGGTGACCCACTCAGCAGCAGTGGAGGCCCTCAAAGAGGCAGGCTCCATCGTTCGCCTCTATGTCATGCGCCGGAAGCCCCCAGCTGAGAAGGTCATGGAGATCAAGCTCATCAAGGGGCCCAAAG GTCTTGGCTTCAGCATCGCAGGGGGCGTAGGGAACCAGCACATCCCAGGAGATAATAGCATCTATGTAACAAAGATCATCGAAGGGGGTGCTGCCCACAAGGATGGGAGGTTGCAGATCGGAGACAAGATCCTGGCG GTCAACAGTGTGGGGTTGGAGGACGTCATGCATGAAGATGCTGTGGCAGCCCTGAAGAACACGTATGATGTTGTCTACCTAAAGGTGGCCAAGCCCAGCAATGCCTACCTGAGTGACAGCTATGCTCCCCCAGACATCACAACCT CTTATTCCCAGCACCTGGACAATGAGATCAGTCACAGCAGCTACCTGGGCACCGACTACCCCACAGCCATGACCCCCACTTCCCCTCGGCGCTACTCCCCAGTGGCCAAAGACTTGCTCGGGGAGGAGGACATTCCCCGAGAACCGAGGCGAATCGTGATCCACCGGGGCTCCACGGGCCTAGGCTTCAATATCGTGGGTGGCGAGGACGGCGAAGGCATCTTCATCTCCTTTATTCTGGCCGGGGGCCCTGCAGACCTCAGTGGGGAGCTGCGGAAGGGGGACCAGATCCTGTCG GTCAATGGTGTTGACCTCCGAAACGCCAGCCATGAGCAGGCCGCAATTGCCCTGAAGAATGCGGGTCAGACGGTCACGATCATCGCTCAGTATAAACCAGAAG AGTACAGCCGATTTGAGGCCAAGATCCACGACCTTCGGGAGCAGCTCATGAACAGCAGCCTGGGCTCAGGGACGGCCTCCCTGCGGAGCAACCCCAAGAGGGGTTTCTACATCAG GGCCCTGTTTGATTACGACAAGACCAAGGACTGCGGCTTCCTCAGCCAGGCCCTGAGCTTCCGCTTTGGGGACGTGCTGCATGTCATCGATGCTAGCGATgaggagtggtggcaggcgcgGCGGGTCCACTCTGACAGTGAGACCGATGACATTGGCTTCATCCCCAGCAAACGGCG GGTTGAGCGACGAGAGTGGTCAAGGTtaaaggccaag GACTGGGGCTCCAGCTCTGGATCACAGG GTCGAGAAGACTCGGTTCTGAGCTACGAGACAGTGACGCAGATGGAAG TGCACTATGCTCGCCCCATCATCATCCTTGGGCCCACCAAGGACCGCGCCAATGATGATCTTCTCTCTGAGTTCCCCGACAAGTTTGGATCCTGTGTTCCCC ATACGACACGGCCCAAGCGGGAGTATGAGATAGATGGCCGGGATTACCACTTTGTGTCGTCCCGGGAGAAAATGGAGAAGGACATTCAGGCACACAAGTTCATTGAGGCCGGCCAGTACAACAGCCACCTCTATGGGACCAGCGTCCAGTCCGTGCGAGAGGTGGCAGAGCAG AGAGATTAA
- the DLG4 gene encoding disks large homolog 4 isoform X4, translated as MSQRPRAPRSALWLLAPPLLRWAPPLLTVLHSDLFQALLDILDYYEASLSESQKYRYQDEDTPPLEHSPAHLPNQANSPPVIVNTDTLEAPGYVNGTEGEMEYEEITLERGNSGLGFSIAGGTDNPHIGDDPSIFITKIIPGGAAAQDGRLRVNDSILFVNEVDVREVTHSAAVEALKEAGSIVRLYVMRRKPPAEKVMEIKLIKGPKGLGFSIAGGVGNQHIPGDNSIYVTKIIEGGAAHKDGRLQIGDKILAVNSVGLEDVMHEDAVAALKNTYDVVYLKVAKPSNAYLSDSYAPPDITTSYSQHLDNEISHSSYLGTDYPTAMTPTSPRRYSPVAKDLLGEEDIPREPRRIVIHRGSTGLGFNIVGGEDGEGIFISFILAGGPADLSGELRKGDQILSVNGVDLRNASHEQAAIALKNAGQTVTIIAQYKPEEYSRFEAKIHDLREQLMNSSLGSGTASLRSNPKRGFYIRALFDYDKTKDCGFLSQALSFRFGDVLHVIDASDEEWWQARRVHSDSETDDIGFIPSKRRVERREWSRLKAKDWGSSSGSQGREDSVLSYETVTQMEVHYARPIIILGPTKDRANDDLLSEFPDKFGSCVPHTTRPKREYEIDGRDYHFVSSREKMEKDIQAHKFIEAGQYNSHLYGTSVQSVREVAEQGKHCILDVSANAVRRLQAAHLHPIAIFIRPRSLENVLEINKRITEEQARKAFDRATKLEQEFTECFSAIVEGDSFEEIYHKVKRVIEDLSGPYIWVPARERL; from the exons AAATACCGCTACCAAGATGAAGACACGCCCCCTCTGGAGCACAGCCCGGCCCACCTCCCCAACCAG GCCAATTCTCCCCCTGTGATTGTCAACACAGATACCCTAGAAGCCCCAGGATAT GTGAACGGGACCGAGGGGGAGATGGAATACGAGGAGATCACATTGGAAAGG GGTAACTCAGGTCTGGGCTTCAGCATCGCAGGTGGCACTGACAACCCACACATCGGTGACGATCCGTCCATTTTCATCACCAAGATCATTCCTGGTGGGGCTGCGGCCCAGGATGGCCGCCTCAG GGTCAACGACAGCATCCTGTTTGTAAATGAAGTGGACGTGCGTGAGGTGACCCACTCAGCAGCAGTGGAGGCCCTCAAAGAGGCAGGCTCCATCGTTCGCCTCTATGTCATGCGCCGGAAGCCCCCAGCTGAGAAGGTCATGGAGATCAAGCTCATCAAGGGGCCCAAAG GTCTTGGCTTCAGCATCGCAGGGGGCGTAGGGAACCAGCACATCCCAGGAGATAATAGCATCTATGTAACAAAGATCATCGAAGGGGGTGCTGCCCACAAGGATGGGAGGTTGCAGATCGGAGACAAGATCCTGGCG GTCAACAGTGTGGGGTTGGAGGACGTCATGCATGAAGATGCTGTGGCAGCCCTGAAGAACACGTATGATGTTGTCTACCTAAAGGTGGCCAAGCCCAGCAATGCCTACCTGAGTGACAGCTATGCTCCCCCAGACATCACAACCT CTTATTCCCAGCACCTGGACAATGAGATCAGTCACAGCAGCTACCTGGGCACCGACTACCCCACAGCCATGACCCCCACTTCCCCTCGGCGCTACTCCCCAGTGGCCAAAGACTTGCTCGGGGAGGAGGACATTCCCCGAGAACCGAGGCGAATCGTGATCCACCGGGGCTCCACGGGCCTAGGCTTCAATATCGTGGGTGGCGAGGACGGCGAAGGCATCTTCATCTCCTTTATTCTGGCCGGGGGCCCTGCAGACCTCAGTGGGGAGCTGCGGAAGGGGGACCAGATCCTGTCG GTCAATGGTGTTGACCTCCGAAACGCCAGCCATGAGCAGGCCGCAATTGCCCTGAAGAATGCGGGTCAGACGGTCACGATCATCGCTCAGTATAAACCAGAAG AGTACAGCCGATTTGAGGCCAAGATCCACGACCTTCGGGAGCAGCTCATGAACAGCAGCCTGGGCTCAGGGACGGCCTCCCTGCGGAGCAACCCCAAGAGGGGTTTCTACATCAG GGCCCTGTTTGATTACGACAAGACCAAGGACTGCGGCTTCCTCAGCCAGGCCCTGAGCTTCCGCTTTGGGGACGTGCTGCATGTCATCGATGCTAGCGATgaggagtggtggcaggcgcgGCGGGTCCACTCTGACAGTGAGACCGATGACATTGGCTTCATCCCCAGCAAACGGCG GGTTGAGCGACGAGAGTGGTCAAGGTtaaaggccaag GACTGGGGCTCCAGCTCTGGATCACAGG GTCGAGAAGACTCGGTTCTGAGCTACGAGACAGTGACGCAGATGGAAG TGCACTATGCTCGCCCCATCATCATCCTTGGGCCCACCAAGGACCGCGCCAATGATGATCTTCTCTCTGAGTTCCCCGACAAGTTTGGATCCTGTGTTCCCC ATACGACACGGCCCAAGCGGGAGTATGAGATAGATGGCCGGGATTACCACTTTGTGTCGTCCCGGGAGAAAATGGAGAAGGACATTCAGGCACACAAGTTCATTGAGGCCGGCCAGTACAACAGCCACCTCTATGGGACCAGCGTCCAGTCCGTGCGAGAGGTGGCAGAGCAG GGGAAGCACTGCATCCTCGATGTCTCGGCCAATGCCGTGCGGCGGCTGCAGGCGGCCCACCTGCACCCCATCGCCATCTTCATCCGCCCCCGCTCCCTGGAGAATGTGCT AGAGATTAATAAGCGGATCACAGAGGAGCAAGCCCGTAAAGCCTTCGACAGAGCCACCAAGCTGGAGCAGGAGTTCACAGAGTGCTTCTCAG CCATCGTGGAGGGTGACAGCTTTGAGGAGATCTACCACAAGGTGAAGCGCGTCATCGAGGACCTCTCAGGCCCCTACATCTGGGTTCCAGCCCGAGAGAGACTCTGA